Proteins encoded within one genomic window of Chlorobaculum sp. MV4-Y:
- the trpD gene encoding anthranilate phosphoribosyltransferase, translating to MRQQEILQKLLEGNDLSRQEMETCMNSIMENLFSEAGTGAILALLQKKGVTPAEAIGACESIVSKATQVTLDQQAVDTCGTGGDHTGTFNISTAAAFIACGAGIPIAKHGNRSITSKCGSADVLEALGYQVDLPPCATEELFRETGFAFLFAPLYHPSMKAVASVRKELGIRTIFNMLGPIINPARVRRQLIGVFDPAVMDIYAEVLLLNGCDHAMLVHGSTGNGGGFDEPSVCGPTSMIELHQGQLIRHTVEPEDFGLGRWDIGDLAGGDSHTNAQIIRDILDGSAPQAKIDAALFASAITCYVSGKASCIDEGMSMSKGSLETCEALDKMNLIIETNQRLAQKCDPATN from the coding sequence ATGCGTCAACAGGAGATTCTTCAGAAGCTGCTGGAGGGCAACGACCTTTCCCGGCAGGAGATGGAAACTTGCATGAATTCGATCATGGAGAACCTGTTCTCCGAAGCCGGGACCGGAGCGATCCTGGCGCTGTTGCAGAAAAAGGGGGTTACCCCCGCCGAGGCGATCGGGGCGTGTGAAAGCATCGTCTCGAAGGCCACGCAGGTCACGCTTGACCAGCAGGCTGTCGATACCTGCGGCACAGGCGGCGATCATACGGGCACCTTCAATATCTCGACCGCCGCAGCCTTTATCGCCTGCGGCGCGGGTATTCCTATTGCCAAGCACGGCAACCGCTCGATCACCAGCAAGTGCGGCAGTGCCGACGTGCTCGAAGCACTCGGCTACCAGGTCGATCTGCCGCCCTGCGCCACCGAGGAGCTGTTCCGCGAAACCGGCTTCGCCTTCCTCTTCGCCCCGCTTTACCATCCTTCAATGAAGGCCGTGGCCAGCGTCCGCAAGGAGCTTGGCATCAGGACGATCTTCAACATGCTCGGCCCGATCATCAATCCGGCAAGGGTGCGGCGTCAGCTCATCGGGGTGTTCGATCCTGCGGTGATGGATATTTACGCCGAGGTGCTCTTGCTCAACGGTTGCGACCACGCCATGCTCGTCCACGGCAGCACAGGCAACGGCGGTGGCTTCGACGAACCGAGCGTTTGCGGGCCGACCTCGATGATCGAGCTGCACCAGGGACAGCTCATCCGCCACACCGTCGAGCCGGAAGATTTCGGTCTTGGCAGGTGGGATATCGGCGACCTCGCCGGCGGGGACAGTCACACCAACGCGCAGATCATCCGGGATATTCTCGACGGCTCGGCGCCGCAGGCCAAAATCGACGCCGCACTGTTCGCCTCGGCCATAACCTGCTACGTCTCGGGCAAAGCCTCCTGCATCGACGAGGGTATGAGCATGTCCAAAGGGAGCCTCGAAACCTGCGAAGCGCTGGACAAAATGAACCTGATCATCGAAACGAACCAGCGGCTCGCGCAGAAATGCGATCCGGCAACAAACTGA
- a CDS encoding M24 family metallopeptidase, with amino-acid sequence MSQDLLHTYRSSLRTKIFRKMAGAGLDSLLVTDLATIRWLTGFSGSNAKLLFAGGSTSVLFTDFRYQEQVRQETSGIATVILKDPLPVELASGLFRLGDRMALQADHITWHEKQQLSEKLGHLEFAPVSAFFDEFREIKDIEEFDRMRRAVALSETVLEEVIGMIGPNVTEIDIAAEITYRHRKLGAEKDSFDPIVAGGARGAMPHAKPTSVTFEPGTLIVIDMGCIVDGYASDQTRTVAFGKISDEQRNVYRIVQEAQRLGIEAARAGMAARDLDAEVRNFIAAAGYGEAFGHGLGHGVGVEVHEAPRVGTASTGILREGTLFTVEPGIYLPGRFGVRIEDMVALGPNGAEPLQRFTKDLIEL; translated from the coding sequence ATGTCGCAAGACCTTCTTCATACCTATCGCAGTAGCCTGCGCACCAAAATATTCAGAAAAATGGCCGGTGCCGGGCTGGACTCTCTTCTGGTGACCGATCTGGCGACCATCCGCTGGCTGACCGGTTTCAGTGGTTCCAACGCCAAACTGCTCTTCGCCGGAGGCTCAACCTCCGTGCTTTTTACCGATTTCCGGTATCAGGAGCAGGTTCGTCAGGAGACGAGCGGCATCGCCACGGTGATTCTTAAAGACCCGCTTCCGGTCGAGCTGGCATCAGGTTTGTTCAGGCTCGGAGATCGCATGGCGTTGCAGGCCGACCACATTACCTGGCACGAGAAGCAGCAGCTTTCGGAGAAGCTCGGCCATCTGGAATTCGCGCCGGTGTCGGCCTTTTTCGACGAGTTTCGCGAGATCAAAGACATCGAGGAGTTCGACCGGATGCGTCGCGCTGTCGCCCTCAGCGAAACGGTGCTCGAAGAGGTGATCGGCATGATCGGCCCCAATGTGACCGAGATCGACATTGCCGCCGAAATCACCTATCGCCACCGCAAGCTCGGTGCGGAGAAGGATTCGTTCGATCCCATTGTGGCTGGAGGGGCGCGCGGCGCCATGCCACACGCCAAACCGACCAGCGTAACATTTGAACCGGGCACGTTGATTGTCATCGATATGGGCTGCATCGTCGATGGCTACGCCTCAGACCAGACCCGCACGGTCGCGTTTGGCAAGATTTCCGATGAGCAGCGTAACGTTTATCGCATCGTGCAGGAGGCACAGCGGCTTGGCATCGAGGCGGCCAGAGCTGGCATGGCTGCCCGCGACCTCGACGCCGAGGTGCGCAACTTCATTGCCGCCGCAGGTTACGGCGAAGCCTTCGGCCACGGCCTTGGCCACGGCGTCGGCGTCGAGGTGCACGAAGCTCCGCGCGTCGGCACCGCCTCAACCGGCATTCTCCGCGAAGGCACGCTCTTTACCGTCGAGCCAGGCATCTACCTTCCGGGTCGCTTTGGCGTGCGCATCGAAGACATGGTAGCCCTCGGCCCCAACGGTGCAGAGCCGTTGCAGCGGTTTACGAAGGATTTGATTGAACTTTAA
- the cutA gene encoding divalent-cation tolerance protein CutA: MSESKSSGYCMVITTVPDRNEAEKLAQGILENHLAACVHLSDIHSFFFWDGQIQDDNEVSLFIKTTTKRYDALESYIQEYHPYDVPEIIQLPIIGGSPEYLAWLDATTSGSQ; this comes from the coding sequence ATGAGTGAATCGAAATCCAGCGGCTATTGCATGGTCATTACAACGGTTCCCGACCGGAATGAGGCGGAAAAGCTGGCGCAAGGCATTCTCGAAAACCACCTCGCGGCCTGTGTCCATTTATCCGATATTCACAGCTTCTTTTTCTGGGACGGTCAGATACAGGACGACAACGAAGTCTCACTCTTCATCAAAACCACGACGAAGCGATACGATGCCCTCGAAAGCTACATTCAGGAATATCACCCTTACGATGTTCCGGAGATTATCCAGCTGCCGATCATCGGTGGATCACCGGAATATCTTGCTTGGCTCGATGCGACGACGAGTGGCAGCCAGTAG
- a CDS encoding ATP-binding protein: protein MSWNSIVGHEPQLRVLKTALGANRLAHAYLFAGPEGSGKETVAFELAKILNCRSSGNLSGEGSCSECESCRQADLLMHPNIEYLFPVEAALLETVDPSKKENKKLTEARERYEALLDEKRKNPFFMPSMERSMGILTEQVVMLQQKASLAPRDGGKKVFIISQAERLHPTAANKLLKLLEEPPAHVVFVLVSSRPEAVLPTIRSRCQLLNFARPKPVEIEAWIAKRAPQLDETERRFIVSLSRGNLSSALELIEAETGEGAAPAVVGIRNKAIDYLRNILVPAKFHEAIGTCEELAKSSTRTEQLIFLDALLLFFQDVTRRTIDRAFPELNNPDIAENTDRFVKAFPNRDLYRASTVIEEAMRSIERNASVLLVMAGLTAELRGILQGKR from the coding sequence ATGAGCTGGAATTCGATTGTCGGTCACGAACCACAGCTCCGGGTGCTGAAAACAGCGCTCGGAGCCAACCGTCTGGCTCATGCCTATCTCTTTGCCGGTCCCGAGGGCTCAGGCAAGGAGACCGTGGCGTTTGAACTCGCCAAAATTCTCAACTGCCGGAGTTCCGGCAACCTTTCGGGCGAAGGTTCGTGCAGCGAATGCGAAAGCTGCCGCCAGGCCGACCTGCTCATGCACCCCAACATCGAGTACCTCTTCCCCGTCGAAGCAGCCCTGCTCGAAACCGTCGATCCTTCGAAAAAAGAGAACAAGAAGCTCACCGAAGCACGGGAGCGCTACGAGGCGTTGCTCGACGAAAAGCGGAAAAATCCATTTTTCATGCCTTCCATGGAGCGTTCGATGGGCATCCTGACCGAACAGGTTGTCATGCTTCAGCAGAAAGCTTCACTCGCCCCACGCGATGGCGGCAAGAAGGTGTTCATCATCTCGCAGGCCGAGCGGCTCCACCCGACGGCGGCCAACAAGCTGCTGAAACTGCTCGAAGAGCCACCCGCCCATGTGGTGTTCGTGCTGGTCTCATCGCGCCCCGAAGCGGTGCTGCCCACCATCCGGTCGCGATGCCAGCTTCTGAACTTTGCTCGCCCGAAACCAGTCGAGATCGAAGCCTGGATAGCGAAACGCGCTCCGCAGCTCGACGAAACCGAACGGCGCTTCATCGTCAGTCTCTCGCGCGGGAACCTCTCCAGCGCGCTTGAACTGATCGAAGCCGAAACCGGCGAAGGCGCTGCCCCGGCGGTGGTCGGCATCCGCAACAAGGCCATCGACTACCTCCGCAACATTCTCGTCCCCGCGAAGTTCCACGAAGCCATCGGCACGTGCGAAGAGCTTGCCAAAAGCTCCACGCGCACCGAACAGCTCATCTTCCTCGACGCCCTGCTGCTCTTCTTCCAGGATGTCACCCGCCGAACCATCGACCGCGCATTCCCGGAACTCAACAACCCCGACATCGCCGAAAACACCGACCGATTCGTTAAAGCCTTCCCCAACCGCGACCTCTACCGCGCCTCGACCGTCATCGAAGAGGCCATGCGCTCTATCGAACGCAACGCCAGCGTGCTCTTGGTGATGGCCGGTTTAACGGCGGAGTTAAGGGGGATTTTGCAGGGAAAGAGGTAA
- a CDS encoding branched-chain amino acid transaminase has product MYNSLKIWMNGELVGWSDAKIHVMSHVVHYGSSTFEGIRCYDTAKGSALLFLDEHVRRLWDSSKIYRIEIPYSETEIKDAIISTIKANNHKACYVRPLVFRGQGALGVNPHRASIEVAIATWEWGTYLGEDVLENGVDVKVSSWHRLAPNTLPSWAKAGGNYMNSQLIKMEALSDGYAEGLALDHNGYVAEGSGENIFVVRHNIIYTPLAAQSILPGFTRHAVMHIAKELGYEVRETLIPREALYIADEIFLTGTAAEITPVRSVDRIPIGNEKRGPLTEALQHEYLKIVHSGEDPYNWLTFI; this is encoded by the coding sequence ATGTATAACTCGCTTAAAATATGGATGAACGGCGAACTGGTCGGCTGGAGTGACGCCAAAATCCACGTCATGTCCCACGTCGTCCACTATGGTTCGTCAACCTTCGAGGGCATCCGCTGCTACGATACCGCCAAAGGCTCGGCGCTGCTCTTCCTCGACGAACATGTCCGCCGCCTCTGGGATTCGTCCAAAATCTACCGCATAGAGATTCCCTATTCGGAAACCGAGATCAAGGACGCCATTATCTCGACCATCAAGGCCAACAACCACAAAGCCTGCTACGTCCGTCCGCTGGTTTTCCGTGGTCAGGGCGCGCTTGGCGTCAATCCGCACCGCGCCTCCATCGAGGTCGCCATCGCGACCTGGGAGTGGGGCACCTACCTCGGCGAGGATGTGCTTGAAAACGGCGTGGATGTCAAGGTCTCCTCATGGCACCGCCTCGCGCCGAATACCCTGCCCTCGTGGGCCAAAGCAGGCGGCAACTACATGAACTCGCAGCTCATCAAAATGGAGGCGCTGTCGGACGGTTACGCCGAAGGTCTGGCGCTCGACCACAACGGCTACGTTGCCGAGGGCAGCGGCGAAAACATCTTTGTCGTCAGGCACAACATCATCTACACCCCGCTGGCGGCGCAATCGATCCTGCCGGGCTTTACCCGTCACGCCGTGATGCACATCGCCAAGGAGCTTGGCTACGAGGTTCGCGAAACGCTCATTCCGCGCGAGGCGCTTTACATCGCCGACGAAATCTTCCTGACCGGCACGGCTGCCGAGATCACACCGGTCAGAAGCGTTGACAGGATTCCGATCGGCAACGAAAAGCGCGGCCCGCTCACCGAAGCCTTGCAGCACGAGTACCTCAAAATCGTCCATTCCGGAGAAGACCCGTACAACTGGCTGACCTTTATTTGA
- a CDS encoding 6-phosphofructokinase — protein sequence MKKIGILTSGGDCGGLNAVIKGAALMALNKGLELYVIPNGYAGLYNLLNQDRLVRFDEARLDQFEASFAGSEAGHSRVKIKAISNPDKYNRIKVGMKKFDLDALIISGGDDSGSVMIDLNQNGIQCIHCPKTMDLDLQTYSVGGDSTINRIAQFVEDLKTTGRTHNRVLVTEVFGRYAGHTAFRSGVAAEADCILIPEIPVDWDVVYEHIVERFTRRIRQSDVHSGTYTIVVAEGMKNADGTDIVDESAGVDAFGHKKLAGAGKYVCQEIKKRFKADPRMPQFMKDTGMFVEGIYEIPEVREVHPGHLVRAGHSSAYDINFGFEAGAAAVLLLLDGKTGVTVSKVKGRKIEYIEASKAIEQRYVDLDQVAMYESIGTCFGRTPVAYEPILREVDGVYERIY from the coding sequence GTGAAAAAAATCGGAATTCTTACCAGCGGAGGCGACTGCGGCGGCCTGAACGCCGTCATCAAGGGCGCCGCGCTCATGGCCCTGAACAAAGGGCTTGAACTTTATGTAATCCCCAACGGCTACGCCGGACTGTACAACCTCCTGAACCAGGACAGGCTGGTGAGGTTCGACGAGGCCCGTCTCGACCAGTTCGAGGCAAGTTTCGCCGGTTCGGAAGCTGGCCATTCGCGGGTGAAAATCAAGGCGATCAGCAATCCCGACAAATACAACCGCATCAAGGTCGGCATGAAAAAGTTCGATCTCGATGCGCTCATCATCAGCGGCGGCGATGACTCCGGCAGCGTGATGATCGACCTGAACCAGAACGGCATCCAGTGCATCCACTGCCCGAAAACGATGGACCTCGATTTGCAGACCTACTCGGTCGGCGGCGACTCGACCATCAACCGCATCGCCCAGTTCGTCGAAGATCTCAAAACCACCGGACGTACCCACAACCGCGTGCTGGTCACCGAGGTGTTCGGGCGCTACGCGGGTCACACGGCCTTCCGCAGCGGCGTGGCTGCCGAGGCCGACTGCATCCTGATTCCGGAAATTCCGGTTGACTGGGATGTGGTCTATGAGCACATCGTCGAGCGCTTCACCCGCCGCATCCGCCAGAGCGACGTGCACAGCGGCACCTACACCATCGTGGTCGCCGAGGGCATGAAGAACGCCGACGGCACGGACATCGTCGATGAGTCGGCGGGCGTCGATGCATTCGGTCACAAAAAGCTGGCCGGGGCGGGCAAGTATGTCTGCCAGGAGATCAAAAAGCGCTTCAAGGCCGACCCCCGAATGCCGCAGTTCATGAAAGATACCGGCATGTTCGTCGAAGGCATCTACGAAATTCCGGAGGTGCGCGAAGTCCATCCAGGCCACCTGGTGCGCGCCGGACACTCCTCGGCCTACGACATCAACTTCGGCTTCGAGGCCGGTGCAGCAGCGGTATTGCTCCTGCTTGACGGCAAAACCGGCGTGACCGTCTCCAAGGTCAAGGGACGCAAGATCGAGTACATCGAGGCATCCAAAGCCATCGAGCAGCGCTATGTCGATCTCGACCAGGTCGCCATGTACGAATCGATCGGCACCTGCTTCGGCAGAACTCCGGTAGCCTACGAGCCGATTCTTCGCGAAGTTGACGGCGTGTACGAAAGGATTTACTAA
- a CDS encoding ABC transporter permease: MTFIDHLRFAWVHLRERKRQTSLTVLGVAVGSAMMITTIAVARGSSLNVFLKLIDVAPHITIGADRVVPEVPDNLVGIMEGRIAFVRKNVTTDRKVVIKNYNQVIATISPIKQIVDISPYVTSKLLARNKNRFTPCFAKGVVPSLEGGIAGLKKNLLDSEALSELAWTPNGIILGSMLAEKLKVKYRDTIMLVDKEGHEYPVMVVGRFRSGFNTKDDKEAYVNLALAQRMESLASNTVTGIGLRIANIAEADALAARIEKLTGYETKSWSESNKNVIDFYNRNGTITLVLVSFVFVVAGLGVSSVMTTVVLQKVKDIAILRSMGVQRGSITRIFMLEGLIIGTIGALAGSPVGHLICDLISRIRFAPSSAGVISSDRLLVAETPDAHLIVIGFGILIAVISSVGPARRATSYLPVRVLRGEVG, from the coding sequence ATGACCTTCATTGACCATCTTCGCTTTGCCTGGGTGCACCTGCGGGAGAGAAAGCGCCAGACCTCCCTGACGGTGCTTGGCGTGGCGGTCGGTTCGGCGATGATGATTACCACCATCGCCGTGGCGCGGGGTTCGTCGCTGAATGTTTTCCTGAAGCTCATCGATGTTGCCCCGCACATCACCATCGGCGCAGACAGGGTGGTGCCGGAGGTGCCCGACAATCTCGTCGGTATTATGGAGGGGCGAATCGCCTTCGTCCGCAAAAACGTCACCACCGATCGCAAGGTAGTCATCAAGAACTATAATCAGGTGATTGCGACTATCAGTCCGATAAAGCAGATCGTCGATATTTCGCCCTACGTCACCAGCAAGCTGCTTGCGCGCAACAAGAACCGCTTCACGCCCTGCTTCGCCAAAGGGGTGGTGCCGTCGCTCGAAGGCGGGATCGCCGGGCTGAAAAAGAACCTGCTCGACTCCGAGGCGCTCTCCGAGCTGGCGTGGACGCCGAATGGCATCATCCTTGGCTCGATGCTGGCCGAGAAGCTGAAAGTGAAATACCGCGATACGATCATGCTGGTGGACAAGGAGGGACATGAATATCCGGTGATGGTCGTGGGGCGGTTCAGGAGCGGGTTTAACACCAAGGATGACAAGGAGGCCTACGTCAATCTGGCGCTGGCGCAGCGGATGGAGTCGCTGGCCTCGAATACCGTCACCGGCATCGGGCTGCGGATCGCCAACATCGCCGAGGCCGACGCACTCGCGGCGAGGATCGAGAAGCTGACCGGATACGAAACCAAGAGCTGGAGCGAAAGCAACAAGAATGTGATCGATTTTTACAATCGCAACGGCACGATCACGCTGGTGCTGGTGAGCTTCGTGTTCGTGGTGGCCGGGCTTGGCGTGTCGTCGGTTATGACCACGGTGGTGCTTCAGAAGGTGAAGGATATCGCCATTCTGCGCTCGATGGGCGTTCAGCGGGGAAGCATTACGCGCATCTTTATGCTCGAAGGCCTGATCATTGGCACCATAGGGGCGCTGGCGGGCAGTCCGGTGGGGCATCTCATTTGCGATCTCATCAGCAGGATACGCTTCGCTCCGAGCAGCGCAGGTGTTATCAGCAGCGATCGGCTTCTTGTCGCTGAAACACCTGACGCACATCTCATCGTGATCGGTTTTGGCATTCTGATTGCCGTGATCTCATCGGTAGGGCCAGCCCGCAGAGCCACGAGTTACCTGCCGGTTCGCGTTCTGCGCGGCGAGGTGGGTTAA
- the ispF gene encoding 2-C-methyl-D-erythritol 2,4-cyclodiphosphate synthase produces the protein MRIGIGIDVHQFAEGRKLIIGGVNVPSPVGLHGHSDADVLLHAISDALLGAAALGDIGKHFPDTSPDYKDADSMELLKHVCKLLEQEGYKPVNVDTMLLLEKPKIAPYIEDMRRNIASCLGLEMNAISVKATTNEKLGYVGRQEGACAHAVCLIENT, from the coding sequence ATGCGTATAGGAATCGGCATAGACGTTCACCAGTTTGCCGAAGGGCGAAAACTCATCATCGGCGGGGTTAATGTGCCCTCCCCGGTCGGCCTCCACGGCCACAGTGACGCCGACGTGCTCCTGCACGCCATCAGCGACGCCCTGCTCGGCGCGGCGGCGCTCGGCGACATCGGCAAGCACTTCCCCGACACCAGTCCCGACTACAAGGATGCAGACAGCATGGAGCTGCTGAAGCATGTCTGCAAGCTGCTTGAACAGGAGGGCTACAAGCCGGTCAACGTCGACACCATGCTGCTGCTCGAAAAGCCCAAAATCGCCCCCTACATTGAAGATATGCGCCGCAACATCGCCAGCTGCCTCGGCCTGGAGATGAACGCCATATCGGTCAAAGCAACCACCAACGAAAAACTCGGCTATGTAGGTCGCCAGGAAGGCGCCTGCGCCCACGCGGTGTGCTTGATTGAAAATACCTGA
- a CDS encoding DUF4407 domain-containing protein, with protein sequence MSDGRLQRFFWICAGTPVEIIEKYPTEHAKYLGIGATIFFTALFAALSGGYALYFVFAGAPFDWFASILFGIFWGLAIFNLDRYIVSSIKKTSKGVTQFYQASPRLVLAVLIAIVIARPLELKIFDKEIREKLRERYLADQQAQIKRLQESFKTKYALELSMISRYRSEYDELDKDTGRLREELKAEVFGDKTSTTSGVVGYGSYAKNKEAVVQAKQARLDYLARELASLEEFVNRQKGVEGINSNLMLSDAMLDQKASEAGFADRNWALGALTHSTDDVSRSSAHAVTFITLLIIAFECAPLIVKLLSDAGPSDVDIRESEARIIARLVNPALPGGSHLARRYNTPSFRSVPGRRNRFSGYRRRR encoded by the coding sequence ATGAGTGATGGACGCTTGCAGCGCTTTTTCTGGATCTGTGCCGGTACGCCGGTCGAGATCATAGAAAAATACCCAACCGAACACGCCAAATACCTCGGCATAGGTGCGACGATCTTTTTTACCGCCCTGTTTGCCGCTCTTTCCGGCGGATATGCTCTCTACTTCGTTTTCGCAGGAGCCCCTTTCGACTGGTTTGCATCGATACTGTTCGGGATATTCTGGGGTCTGGCTATTTTCAATCTCGATCGTTACATCGTTTCAAGCATAAAGAAAACCTCGAAAGGGGTGACGCAGTTCTATCAGGCTTCACCCCGGCTGGTGCTTGCCGTGCTTATTGCCATTGTGATTGCCCGTCCGCTTGAACTCAAAATATTCGACAAGGAGATACGCGAGAAGCTCAGGGAGCGTTATCTGGCCGATCAGCAGGCGCAGATTAAGAGGTTGCAGGAGTCGTTCAAGACAAAATATGCGCTTGAACTTTCCATGATCTCAAGATACCGGAGTGAGTATGACGAACTCGACAAGGATACGGGCCGTTTACGTGAAGAGCTCAAGGCCGAAGTGTTTGGCGACAAGACCTCCACGACTTCGGGCGTTGTCGGATATGGCAGTTATGCGAAAAACAAGGAGGCGGTCGTACAGGCCAAGCAGGCCCGGCTTGACTATCTGGCCAGGGAGCTGGCATCGCTCGAGGAGTTTGTGAACCGTCAGAAAGGGGTCGAGGGAATAAACAGCAATCTCATGCTTTCGGACGCAATGCTCGATCAGAAAGCATCGGAAGCCGGTTTCGCAGACCGGAACTGGGCTCTTGGCGCGCTGACCCACTCGACCGACGACGTCAGCCGTTCATCGGCCCATGCGGTAACGTTCATCACGCTGCTGATTATTGCTTTTGAATGCGCCCCTCTGATTGTCAAGCTGCTTTCCGATGCCGGTCCGTCCGATGTGGATATTCGTGAAAGCGAGGCGAGGATTATCGCCAGGCTTGTCAACCCCGCTCTGCCTGGCGGTTCCCATTTGGCACGTCGTTACAACACACCGTCATTCCGTTCTGTGCCGGGTCGCAGGAACAGATTCTCCGGTTACCGGCGTCGCCGGTAG
- a CDS encoding dihydroorotate dehydrogenase: MTSSSTTTTMNSPAAVSLGRGLDLRSPVMLASGTVSYGEELSQLCDLSKIGGLVTKAISPEPRTGNPPQRIAETSCGMINAIGLANVGLDKFVSDKVPFLQTLDTQVIVNIAGKSIDDYCQVVERLNTVEGIAAYELNLSCPNVKGECMIMGVSPDATREIVSMLRKQTGRHLMVKLTPNVTSISAIALAAEEAGADSVSLINTVVGMAVDYRTGKPLLKNVTGGLSGPAIKPIALAKVWEVSRAVKIPVIGMGGIASFADAMEFLLVGASAIQIGTMNFVYPDIGEKIAVAIDEFFSQPDAPAFQEYVGSLIV, from the coding sequence ATGACCTCATCATCGACAACAACGACCATGAACTCCCCTGCCGCCGTGAGCCTCGGCAGGGGTCTTGACCTCCGCTCGCCGGTCATGCTCGCTTCCGGCACCGTTTCGTACGGCGAGGAGCTTTCGCAACTGTGCGACCTTTCGAAAATTGGCGGTCTGGTCACCAAAGCCATTTCGCCCGAACCCAGGACAGGCAATCCGCCGCAACGCATCGCCGAGACCTCGTGTGGCATGATCAACGCCATCGGCCTGGCTAATGTGGGTCTCGACAAGTTTGTTTCGGATAAAGTGCCGTTTTTGCAGACGCTTGACACGCAGGTGATCGTCAACATCGCGGGCAAATCGATTGACGACTACTGCCAGGTGGTCGAGCGGCTCAACACAGTCGAGGGCATCGCCGCCTACGAACTGAACCTCTCGTGCCCGAACGTCAAGGGCGAGTGCATGATCATGGGTGTCAGCCCCGACGCGACGCGCGAGATCGTCTCGATGCTGCGCAAGCAGACCGGGCGGCATCTGATGGTCAAGCTCACGCCGAACGTCACCTCGATCAGCGCCATCGCACTCGCCGCCGAAGAGGCAGGCGCGGACTCGGTGTCGCTCATCAATACCGTGGTCGGCATGGCGGTGGACTACCGCACCGGCAAGCCGCTGCTGAAGAACGTTACCGGCGGCCTCTCCGGCCCGGCGATCAAGCCGATAGCGCTGGCCAAGGTGTGGGAGGTGTCGCGGGCCGTGAAGATTCCGGTGATCGGCATGGGCGGTATCGCCTCGTTCGCCGACGCAATGGAGTTTCTGCTCGTCGGTGCCAGCGCTATCCAGATCGGCACGATGAACTTCGTTTACCCAGACATCGGCGAAAAGATCGCCGTGGCGATCGACGAATTCTTCTCGCAGCCTGACGCTCCGGCATTTCAGGAGTATGTCGGCAGCCTGATCGTTTAG